The Helianthus annuus cultivar XRQ/B chromosome 16, HanXRQr2.0-SUNRISE, whole genome shotgun sequence genome includes a window with the following:
- the LOC110916065 gene encoding uncharacterized protein LOC110916065: MAPHGDTIVSSYTFTKPPRLSSDGLKRTVSDMSFEFAKEAIDIKSLNTISEVVDAKCECCGMVEECTPEYMEKVNSRFLGKWICGLCSEAVKVEMEKNGGNKEEAMSSHMTTCVRFNKLDRAYPVLCQAEAMRNMLKKTRLRATSFPRDNGLTKKGGITRSSSCIPAITKDINIVSTTG; this comes from the coding sequence ATGGCACCACACGGCGACACCATAGTTAGCTCATACACATTTACCAAGCCACCAAGACTATCGTCGGATGGGCTCAAACGCACGGTATCCGACATGTCTTTCGAGTTCGCCAAAGAAGCAATAGATATCAAGTCACTGAACACGATATCCGAGGTAGTGGATGCTAAGTGCGAGTGTTGTGGCATGGTCGAAGAGTGCACGCCAGAGTACATGGAAAAGGTGAATAGCCGGTTCTTAGGTAAGTGGATATGTGGGTTGTGTTCAGAAGCCGTGAAGGTGGAAATGGAGAAAAACGGTGGGAACAAAGAAGAGGCGATGAGTAGTCACATGACCACGTGTGTTCGGTTCAACAAACTTGATAGAGCCTACCCGGTTTTGTGTCAAGCCGAAGCCATGAGAAACATGTTGAAGAAGACTAGACTAAGAGCTACTTCTTTTCCTAGAGACAATGGGCTCACTAAGAAGGGTGGCATCACTAGAAGCTCTAGTTGCATTCCTGCCATTACTAAAGATATCAATATTGTCAGTACTACTGGCTAA
- the LOC110916098 gene encoding uncharacterized protein LOC110916098 has protein sequence MEQNLPVIPKKVWSVLRLFYYMLRKGVSKNKIWLDLNMMMKRAKIAGKALQNLLFHHHHNWATFAANRPSHHLSIPSPPPGEYATTPSTTNHKFSLFSYHKKHHKDNQPKVADIDIVAVIKAMEMIHSEATSPALPGFGRSPMVRQLRVTDSPFPLSSVDEDNHVDEEAERFIIRFYHDLQRQKQICGGDTPVL, from the coding sequence ATGGAACAAAATCTACCGGTTATACCTAAAAAGGTTTGGAGTGTCCTACGTTTGTTCTACTACATGCTACGCAAAGGCGTGTCCAAAAACAAGATATGGTTAGATCTCAACATGATGATGAAGCGTGCCAAGATCGCGGGTAAGGCCTTGCAAAACCTcctcttccaccaccaccacaattgGGCGACGTTTGCGGCTAACCGCCCTTCACACCATCTCTCCATTCCCTCTCCTCCGCCAGGCGAATACGCCACCACTCCTTCCACTACTAACCACAAATTCTCGCTATTTTCTTACCATAAGAAACACCATAAGGACAACCAACCCAAGGTCGCGGATATTGACATTGTGGCGGTGATCAAGGCGATGGAGATGATTCATAGTGAGGCAACATCTCCCGCACTCCCAGGGTTTGGGAGGAGTCCTATGGTTAGGCAACTGAGAGTAACAGACTCTCCGTTTCCGTTGAGTAGTGTTGATGAGGACAACCATGTGGACGAGGAGGCCGAGCGATTTATTATCCGGTTTTACCATGATCTGCAGCGGCAGAAGCAGATTTGTGGTGGCGACACGCCGGTCTTATGA